The genomic DNA ATGGTCGAAGCATGATCGTGCAGCACGGTCAAAAGACTCGCGCCAATCCGCAGGGAGAATCGCCATGCCGTTCCAGCCCGATGTCCACCTCAACCTCAATGTCCGTGGTCTGGGGGTGTCCGCTACCCTGGCCATCAACGAGCGCAGCAATGCCCTGCGCCAGCAGGGGCGGCAGGTCTACAAGCTGGGGCTGGGGCAGTCACCCTTTCCGGTGCCGCCGTCCGTGGTCAGTGCATTGCGCGAGTTTGCCGGCGAGAAGGATTATCTGCCGGTAAAAGGGCTGCCGGCGCTGCAGGAAGCCATCGCCAGTCATCTGCACCGCGAGCACGATGTGCCCTTCCGGGCCGAAGACATCATGATCGGGCCGGGCTCCAAGGAGCTCATGTTTATCCTGCAACTGGTCTACTACGGCGACCTGGTGATTCCCACGCCGAGCTGGGTCTCCTATGCGCCCCAGGCCAGCATCATCGGCCGCCGTGTCCATTGGGTACCGACCCATCGACACAATAACTGGAAGCTTGGTGCGGACAGTCTCGATGCCCTGTGCCAGCGTGACCCGGGCCGGCCACGGCTGGTGATTCTCAACTATCCGGCCAACCCCCACGGCTATACGTTCACTGACGATGAGCTGCGCGACATTGCCGAGGTGGCCCGTAAGCACCGGCTGATTCTGCTCAGCGACGAAATCTACGGACGCACCCGCTACGATGGCCAGCACCGTTCCATTGCCCGCTATTACCCGGAAGGCACCATCATCAGCGATGGCATGAGCAAGTGGTGTGGCGCCGGTGGTTGGCGGCTGGGCGCCTTTGCCTTTCCACCCAACCTGTCCTGGCTGCGCGATGCCATGGCCACCGTGGCCAGTGAAACCTACACCTCGGTGTCCGCGCCTATTCAGCATGCGGCGGTGAGCGCCTTTCAGGGTGGTGCTGATATGGACGATTACCTGTTCCAGTGCCGTCGTATTCTCCAGGGGCTGGCCAGGTTTCAGGTGGATGCCTACCAACAGGCCGGGCTGGATCTGGCCATGCCCGACGGCGGCTTTTACCTGTTCCCGGATTTCACGCCTCTGACGGAGCGCTTGCATCAGCGGGGCATTCACGACAGCACCGCCCTGTGCGAGGCACTACTGGAAGAAACCGGTGTGGCCACTTTGCCCGGTGAAGCCTTTGGTCGTCCTTCTGGGGAGCTGACCTTGCGGCAGGCCTTTGTGGACTTTGATGGTCAGGCCGCTCTCGATGGCGCGGCATCGGTGCCAGCAGAGCAATCACTGGGTGAGGATTTCCTGCGCCAGTATTGTGGTAACTGCACCACCGCCATGGATCGTATCGTGTATTGGTTGGGGTAGTCTTTCGTGTTGTTGCAAGCATGGCGCCTGAAAAAACCATCCGGTATAGATGGCAACGGGCATGCATATGCTGCTTGTTAAAGTGGCAAAAAAATATTTTTTTTGCCACTTTCTGATGGTTTTTCCCAGGTCATTTTTCCGCGTTGTTTAGAGGCTGGGCGCCAGCGCCGCCCCAGGAAAACGGAATCTGATAGCGGGTCATCAGTCCGCCCACGGTGATCAGCACCCGCACCATGGCTACGAAGGAGTCCGGCATCACCAGCCGCAGGCGGCGGAATTCATCCAGCAGGGTGCGCAGGTTATCCGCCAGGGTGGTATCGGTATCCTGGCGGGCGGAGACCAGTGCCGCGGACAGTTTTTCCAGTCGCTCTTCGGTGAGCCCGCCAAAACCGGCGGCTTCGAACAGCGGTAGCAGCGGTCCGTCGCCCATGCCCAGCAATCGCATCAGCAGCGCGGTGTAATGCTGGCGATCCTCCGCGGCTACATGCTCCACGGCACCGAAATCCAGCACCGCCAGATCACCGTCCGGGGTAACGATAAAGTTGCCCGGGTGCGGGTCCGCATGGAACAGACCGAACTCCAGCACCTGTTGCATCATGCTGGCCTGCAACCGCTCCAGCAGGGGAATGGCCTGCGCTTCATCCTCACGCAACAAGGTGGACAGGCTTTTCCCCTCAATCCACTCCGTTACCAGCATCTGTGCACTGCACAGGGTCGGGTAGACCCGCGGCACCTTGATGCCCGGCAGGTGTGGCAGCTCACTGAACTCCTGCATGTGGGCCATTTCCAGGCGGAAGTCCAGCTCCCGTTCGGTGGTGGTGATCAACTGGTTGATGATCTGCTCCACATCCACTTCGCGTAGCAGCGGTTTCAGCGCCTTGGCCAGCAATCGCAGGGCGGCGGCATCTTCAGAGAACTCCTGGCTGACCCGGGGCTGCTGCAGCTTCACTGCTACCTCTGCGCCGGATTTCAGGGTGGCGTTATGGACCTGGGCGATGGAAGCGGCGGCCATGGGGATGATGTTGAAGGCACTGAAGGAATCCGCCCAGTCGTGGCCCAGCTGGGCCTTCAGCCAGGGCTGAATGTCATCAAAATGGGCCTTGGGGGCGTTCTCTCGCAGATGGGCAAAGGCGTCGATATAGGGCGCGGGCAGCAGATCCGGCCGGCAGCTGAGAAACTGGGCAAACTTGATCCAGGCGCCGCCGTTATCACGGAACAGGGTGGCGAGGCTGGCGGCCACTTCCTGGTGGAGGGGCTGCAGGGCCTGCTCGTCGCTACTGCCCAGTATCTTGCGATGTTTCCATACCACCTTCTGCAGGCTGGCGGCGGTGGCCAGCACCCGCTTGTAGCGGCCACGGGCGTTCCACAGCATGCGAGTGGTCTCGCCGAGAGTCTGGGGCTGGTCGGGCGTGGTCGATTCCATGGGGATCCCTTGCCAATGCGATATTGGCAGCATAGCAAAGGTGCCAGGGCCCTGTGTCAGTAATCAGAAAATGCTGGTATATCTTTGTATACCCCGGTGAAGCACGGACAGAGTGAAGTGGCGGGTTTTGAAAGTGAATATCCCGTGAAAATTTTGGTGGTGTTTAATAAAAACTATCGCCGCCGTTGGCAAACTAAACTGGCCAAGGCAGCCTCTAAAGGACTACAACTAGGTAACAACGACGCCGAACCCACCCACAAGGAAGGAGAGCGCTATGACAGACAGTAAATGCCCGATTAATCACGCGGCAGGTGGCGGCACCACGAACCAGGACTGGTGGCCCAACCAGCTACGCCTGGATCTCCTCAATCAGCATTCCTCCAAGTCCAATCCCATGGATGAGGACTTCGATTACGCCAAAGCTTTCAGCCGTCTTGATCTTGATGCAGTGAAAAAAGATCTGGATGCACTGATGACCGATTCCCAGGACTGGTGGCCGGCGGATTTCGGTCACTATGGCGGTCTGTTTATTCGCATGGCCTGGCATAGTGCCGGCACCTACCGTATCGGTGATGGCCGGGGCGGCGGTGGTCGTGGCCAGCAGCGTTTTGCGCCACTGAACAGCTGGCCGGACAACGTGAACCTGGACAAGGCCCGCCGTCTGCTGTGGCCGATCAAGCAAAAGTATGGCCGCAATATTTCCTGGGCGGACCTGATGATTCTCGCCGGTAACGTGGCGCTGGAATCCATGGGCTTCAAGACTTTCGGCTTTGCCGGTGGCCGGGAAGACACCTGGGAGCCGGACCTGGATGTGTACTGGGGTGCCGAGCAAGGCTGGCTGGATGGCGACAAGCGCTATTCTGGGAAGCGCGACCTGGAAAACCCGCTGGCGGCAGTACAGATGGGCCTGATCTATGTGAACCCGGAAGGCCCGGACGGCAACCCGGACCCGAAGGCCGCGGCGCACGATATCCGCGAAACCTTTGCGCGCATGGCCATGGATGATGAGGAAACCGTGGCGCTGATCGCCGGTGGCCACACCTTCGGCAAGGCCCATGGCGCCGGTGATCCGGAAAAAGTGGGCCCTGAACCGGAGGCAGCGAGCCTGGCCGAACAGGGTCTGGGCTGGCACAACCCGGTGGGTACCGGTAAAGGTGATGACACCATGGGCGGCGGCCCGGAAGTGACCTGGACCCAGACGCCCACCCAGTGGAGCAACTACTTCTTTGAAAACCTGTTTGGCTACGAGTGGGAGCTTACCACCAGCCCGGCAGGCGCCAAGCAGTGGGTGGCCAAGGACGCGGACGAAATCATCCCCTACGCCCAGGACAAGAGCAAAAAGCGCAAGCCGATGATGCTGACCACGGATCTGTCCCTGCGCTTTGATCCGGACTACGAAAAGATTTCCCGGCGCTTCTACGAGAACCCGGACCAGTTCGCCGACGCCTTTGCCCGCGCCTGGTTCAAGCTCACTCACCGTGACATGGGCCCCCGTGTCCGTTACCTGGGCCCGGAAGTGCCCAAAGAAGAGCTGATCTGGCAGGACCCGGTGCCGCCGGTGGATCACGAGCTGGTCAACGACCAGGACATCGCGGCACTGAAGAGCAAGATCCTGGAAAGCGGATTGTCCGTGTCCGAGCTGGTGTCCACCGCCTGGGCCTCCGCCTCCACCTTCCGTGGTGGCGACAAGCGTGGCGGCGCCAACGGTGCCCGCATTCGCCTGGCACCGCAGAAGGACTGGGAAGTAAACCAGCCGCAGCAACTGGCAAAAGTGCTGAAGACCCTGGAAGGCATCCAGAGCGACTTCAACAGCGGCAACAAGAAGGTGTCGCTGGCGGACCTGATCGTGCTGGCTGGTGGTGTCGGTATCGAAAAGGCGGCGAAGGATGCCGGCCACGATGTGACCGTGCCCTTCCATCCGGGACGGACCGATGCCACCGAAGCGCAGACCGACGTGGCTTCCTTCGAGCCACTGGAGCCGGCGGCGGATGGTTTCCGCAACTACCAGAAAGGCAAGTTCAGCATCGGTGCCGAACACCTGTTGGTGGACCGGGCGCAACTGCTCACGCTGACGGCGCCGGAGATGACCGCACTGGTGGGTGGCCTGCGTGTACTGGGCGCCAATCACGATGGTAGCCAACACGGTGTGTTCACCGACAAGCCCGGCACATTGAGCAACGATTTCTTCGTCAACCTGCTCGACATGGGCACGGAATGGAAAGCCACTTCCAGTGATGAAGAAGCGTTCGAAGGCCGTGATCGCGACAGCGGCCAGGTGAAATGGACCGGTACCCGGGTG from Alcanivorax sp. includes the following:
- a CDS encoding AarF/ABC1/UbiB kinase family protein codes for the protein MESTTPDQPQTLGETTRMLWNARGRYKRVLATAASLQKVVWKHRKILGSSDEQALQPLHQEVAASLATLFRDNGGAWIKFAQFLSCRPDLLPAPYIDAFAHLRENAPKAHFDDIQPWLKAQLGHDWADSFSAFNIIPMAAASIAQVHNATLKSGAEVAVKLQQPRVSQEFSEDAAALRLLAKALKPLLREVDVEQIINQLITTTERELDFRLEMAHMQEFSELPHLPGIKVPRVYPTLCSAQMLVTEWIEGKSLSTLLREDEAQAIPLLERLQASMMQQVLEFGLFHADPHPGNFIVTPDGDLAVLDFGAVEHVAAEDRQHYTALLMRLLGMGDGPLLPLFEAAGFGGLTEERLEKLSAALVSARQDTDTTLADNLRTLLDEFRRLRLVMPDSFVAMVRVLITVGGLMTRYQIPFSWGGAGAQPLNNAEK
- the katG gene encoding catalase/peroxidase HPI; this translates as MTDSKCPINHAAGGGTTNQDWWPNQLRLDLLNQHSSKSNPMDEDFDYAKAFSRLDLDAVKKDLDALMTDSQDWWPADFGHYGGLFIRMAWHSAGTYRIGDGRGGGGRGQQRFAPLNSWPDNVNLDKARRLLWPIKQKYGRNISWADLMILAGNVALESMGFKTFGFAGGREDTWEPDLDVYWGAEQGWLDGDKRYSGKRDLENPLAAVQMGLIYVNPEGPDGNPDPKAAAHDIRETFARMAMDDEETVALIAGGHTFGKAHGAGDPEKVGPEPEAASLAEQGLGWHNPVGTGKGDDTMGGGPEVTWTQTPTQWSNYFFENLFGYEWELTTSPAGAKQWVAKDADEIIPYAQDKSKKRKPMMLTTDLSLRFDPDYEKISRRFYENPDQFADAFARAWFKLTHRDMGPRVRYLGPEVPKEELIWQDPVPPVDHELVNDQDIAALKSKILESGLSVSELVSTAWASASTFRGGDKRGGANGARIRLAPQKDWEVNQPQQLAKVLKTLEGIQSDFNSGNKKVSLADLIVLAGGVGIEKAAKDAGHDVTVPFHPGRTDATEAQTDVASFEPLEPAADGFRNYQKGKFSIGAEHLLVDRAQLLTLTAPEMTALVGGLRVLGANHDGSQHGVFTDKPGTLSNDFFVNLLDMGTEWKATSSDEEAFEGRDRDSGQVKWTGTRVDLVFGSNSVLRALAEVYACADGQEKLVNDFVAAWTKVMELDRFDLKK
- a CDS encoding aminotransferase class I/II-fold pyridoxal phosphate-dependent enzyme, coding for MPFQPDVHLNLNVRGLGVSATLAINERSNALRQQGRQVYKLGLGQSPFPVPPSVVSALREFAGEKDYLPVKGLPALQEAIASHLHREHDVPFRAEDIMIGPGSKELMFILQLVYYGDLVIPTPSWVSYAPQASIIGRRVHWVPTHRHNNWKLGADSLDALCQRDPGRPRLVILNYPANPHGYTFTDDELRDIAEVARKHRLILLSDEIYGRTRYDGQHRSIARYYPEGTIISDGMSKWCGAGGWRLGAFAFPPNLSWLRDAMATVASETYTSVSAPIQHAAVSAFQGGADMDDYLFQCRRILQGLARFQVDAYQQAGLDLAMPDGGFYLFPDFTPLTERLHQRGIHDSTALCEALLEETGVATLPGEAFGRPSGELTLRQAFVDFDGQAALDGAASVPAEQSLGEDFLRQYCGNCTTAMDRIVYWLG